Proteins encoded by one window of Agelaius phoeniceus isolate bAgePho1 chromosome 3, bAgePho1.hap1, whole genome shotgun sequence:
- the CYS1 gene encoding cystin-1, whose amino-acid sequence MGSGSSRRRGPAGRAGQSRDPPGTAPADGEGAAAPPGPGRRAPAAGGSAEPRAGGSGAEAAGGGGGAPLQQAALSTRSPPSPENNNLDQQCPEGSKKPLGQPTILYDYSEEELMASIEREYCR is encoded by the exons AtgggcagcggcagcagccggcgGCGGGGGCCCGCGGGCAGAGCGGGGCAGAGCCGGGACCCGCCGGGGACGGCGCCGGCCGACGGCGAGGGGgcggcggcaccgcccggccccggccgccgAGCCCCGGCTGCCGGAGGCAGCGCCGAGCCCCGGGccggcgggagcggcgcggaggcggcgggaggcggcggcggggccccgCTCCAGCAGGCG GCTTTGTCAACCAGAAGCCCACCAAGCCCAGAGAACAACAACCTTGACCAGCA GTGCCcagaaggcagcaagaagccATTGGGGCAGCCCACGATTCTGTATGATTACTCGGAGGAGGAGCTGATGGCCAGCATCGAGCGGGAGTACTGCCGCTGA